From Terriglobia bacterium, the proteins below share one genomic window:
- a CDS encoding tetratricopeptide repeat protein translates to MTEGVAARITNDPKGIGGPSQRTILTGGLACSLAASLIVVLAGGTVLSGRDEPARSPSQGTQADRNEQYWLDKLEKWRTAIAQHSPGMLDEAVNTISRWSVSDLRGVVDQVKELARWVVESSSRATGSLEQHWLGLTDDEIQNGTANRVLKRGALLHTDIALLASDRWPPPLDYGTTEVMIIDGRTVGQTGGVNWELARMLLDSVSPNPSSDEMVRQWYVATTAYEQSLHQWGQAQTNLKRALAIFPSDASILFLDGVLHEVFAAPESQNALPPPGVRFAIGSEKAELGQARWFLQQALNAAPGFSEAHLRLGRVMGLLGNHDEAAAELRKAAVALTDPQLQYYAGAVPRPRTGGSGAR, encoded by the coding sequence ATGACTGAAGGAGTTGCAGCGCGGATCACGAACGATCCTAAGGGTATCGGCGGCCCGTCCCAGCGAACTATCCTCACTGGTGGGCTAGCCTGCTCATTGGCCGCAAGCCTCATTGTTGTCTTAGCCGGCGGCACAGTGCTGTCAGGCCGCGATGAGCCGGCGCGCTCTCCATCCCAGGGCACACAAGCGGACCGCAACGAGCAATACTGGCTCGACAAACTGGAGAAGTGGCGGACCGCGATTGCGCAACATAGCCCTGGAATGTTGGATGAGGCAGTCAATACGATCAGCCGCTGGTCGGTGAGCGACTTGAGGGGCGTGGTTGACCAGGTCAAAGAGCTGGCACGATGGGTCGTCGAGTCGAGCTCGCGCGCCACGGGATCGCTGGAACAGCACTGGCTGGGTCTTACGGACGACGAAATACAAAACGGCACTGCGAACCGCGTACTGAAGCGGGGGGCGCTGTTACACACCGACATCGCTCTCCTGGCGTCAGATAGATGGCCACCGCCGTTGGACTACGGCACGACGGAGGTCATGATCATTGACGGCCGCACGGTCGGGCAAACTGGAGGGGTGAACTGGGAACTTGCACGCATGCTGCTCGACTCCGTCTCTCCGAATCCATCAAGCGATGAAATGGTGCGGCAGTGGTATGTAGCCACGACCGCTTACGAACAGAGCTTGCATCAGTGGGGGCAAGCGCAGACCAACCTCAAACGAGCGCTGGCGATTTTCCCTTCGGATGCGAGCATTCTTTTTCTCGATGGGGTGTTGCACGAGGTCTTTGCTGCGCCTGAATCTCAAAACGCACTCCCGCCGCCAGGCGTCCGATTTGCCATTGGCTCCGAGAAAGCGGAACTCGGGCAGGCCCGGTGGTTCTTGCAGCAGGCTCTGAATGCGGCGCCCGGCTTCTCAGAAGCGCATCTGCGGCTTGGGCGCGTGATGGGCCTCCTTGGGAACCACGACGAGGCCGCCGCCGAGCTAAGGAAAGCTGCTGTGGCATTGACGGATCCGCAGCTTCAGTACTATGCCGGCGCTGTTCCTCGGCCACGAACAGGAGGCTCTGGGGCACGATGA
- a CDS encoding VWA domain-containing protein — MMRRAPAFLVVFVLAAALSVTAQITISVKREEVRIDVLVTDRGKPVPGLKLADFEVLDNGVRQQIEFAKLEEIPINAILVLDMSQSVAGELLDNLRNAGHVFLDELRKDDRAALVTFSHVVALGSTLTSDPGRVEAALSSVRPFGRTSLIDASYAGLIVGKTDFGCPLVVVFSDGLDTSSWLTGDAVLDTPKRSDAVVYAVSAGRLPNMTFLRDLTGLTGGSLLEVESTKNLSAVFLSILEEFRQRYLVTYEPSGVSREGWHNLKVRIKGRKFSIRARPGYLVGR, encoded by the coding sequence ATGATGCGTAGGGCGCCGGCGTTTCTCGTGGTCTTTGTGCTGGCCGCGGCGCTGTCCGTGACCGCGCAGATCACTATTTCCGTCAAAAGGGAGGAGGTGCGGATCGACGTGCTGGTGACCGACCGCGGCAAGCCGGTGCCTGGACTGAAGTTGGCGGATTTTGAAGTGCTTGACAACGGCGTCCGGCAGCAGATCGAGTTTGCGAAGTTGGAGGAGATTCCCATCAACGCGATCCTGGTGCTCGACATGAGCCAAAGCGTGGCCGGTGAACTGCTCGATAACCTGAGAAACGCGGGGCATGTATTTCTCGACGAGTTAAGGAAGGACGACCGCGCCGCGCTCGTAACCTTCAGCCACGTCGTGGCGCTCGGTTCGACACTCACGAGTGACCCCGGGCGTGTGGAGGCGGCGCTCAGTTCTGTGAGACCGTTCGGCAGGACCTCCCTGATCGACGCCAGCTATGCGGGATTGATCGTCGGAAAGACAGACTTCGGCTGCCCGCTGGTCGTCGTGTTCAGTGATGGCCTCGACACTTCGAGCTGGTTGACAGGCGACGCAGTACTCGACACGCCCAAACGCAGTGATGCGGTTGTCTACGCCGTGTCAGCTGGCCGGCTGCCGAACATGACATTTCTTCGTGATCTTACCGGACTCACAGGCGGCTCCCTCCTCGAGGTCGAATCGACCAAAAACCTCAGTGCAGTCTTTCTCAGCATCCTTGAAGAATTCCGCCAGCGGTATCTGGTGACCTACGAGCCCAGCGGCGTCTCAAGGGAAGGCTGGCACAACCTCAAGGTACGCATCAAAGGACGCAAGTTTTCGATCAGGGCTCGTCCTGGCTACCTTGTCGGTCGCTAG
- a CDS encoding transposase, giving the protein MSQCFYASVKELFQHAAGDRRSLPGMIASLQCYGDDPTRFHPHLHSLVTDGLVSPEGSFVPVSYPDPVRIMELFRHKLVKALLAREKIAPRLVEIMQNWVHPGFSVGPARASAAAPRRASDPIR; this is encoded by the coding sequence TTGAGCCAGTGTTTCTACGCCTCGGTCAAGGAGCTCTTTCAGCATGCAGCCGGCGATCGCCGCTCGCTGCCCGGCATGATCGCCTCGCTGCAGTGCTACGGTGACGATCCCACACGGTTTCATCCTCATCTTCATAGTCTGGTCACCGACGGCCTTGTCTCCCCGGAAGGCTCCTTTGTCCCCGTCTCGTACCCGGATCCGGTCCGTATCATGGAGCTGTTCCGTCACAAGCTCGTCAAGGCGCTGCTCGCGCGGGAAAAGATCGCGCCGCGCCTAGTCGAGATTATGCAGAATTGGGTCCATCCGGGCTTTTCTGTGGGACCGGCCCGAGCGTCCGCCGCCGCGCCCCGCCGGGCGAGCGATCCAATACGATGA
- a CDS encoding sigma-70 family RNA polymerase sigma factor: MNDAELIRRAREGEETAFLLLYERYRKGIYSYALRLLGSNAAAEDIMHDCFASVIRNFSRFDPGRASLRTYLYAAAHNLARKYLRDPDNDAAEELPVDLPGPTGPLDQLLDNELCEVVKSAVGSLPARQREVLVLAEYEELPLAEVAVIVGADLGSVKARLHRARTNLRRLLTPYFNGNSDPQNVEEL; this comes from the coding sequence ATGAACGATGCAGAACTGATCCGTCGTGCAAGAGAAGGGGAGGAAACAGCGTTTCTCCTGCTTTACGAGCGCTATCGCAAGGGGATCTATAGCTATGCGTTGCGGCTGCTTGGCTCAAACGCTGCCGCCGAGGATATCATGCACGATTGTTTCGCGTCCGTGATACGAAACTTTTCGCGTTTTGACCCTGGGCGCGCGTCGTTACGGACCTATCTGTATGCAGCCGCGCACAACTTGGCGCGAAAATATCTGCGCGATCCCGACAACGACGCTGCCGAGGAATTGCCGGTCGATCTTCCGGGGCCAACGGGTCCATTGGACCAGCTCCTGGACAACGAGCTATGCGAAGTGGTGAAGTCCGCGGTAGGCAGCCTCCCGGCCAGGCAGAGAGAGGTGCTTGTGCTGGCTGAATACGAAGAGCTCCCACTGGCTGAGGTCGCTGTGATCGTTGGCGCCGATCTTGGATCGGTCAAGGCGCGCCTTCATCGCGCCCGGACAAACCTCAGGAGACTGCTCACGCCCTACTTCAACGGAAATTCCGATCCGCAAAACGTGGAGGAATTGTAA